CCTTGAACTGCGCAGATTGGCTTTCTCGGTAATTTTTACGTCCACACACCCGGTTTCATCTGCATCTATTTCGATATGGCTGAGAAGCTTTCCGTTACGCTTGGCGGTGTTAATTGCCTCATTGGCTGCATGAATAGCCTGCTGCCGCTCCAGCTGGTCATTGAGTACACTGATTCTAATATTTCCAATAATTAACTTATACATAACGCACCTCCTGAGTCTGCTTACCAGATATTTATGCTGGTCATGCTCAGATAGAACAAGAACGGCAAAGATTTGAATTCTTCTGGCAAACGTTGACTTTTCAAACTGGGTGCTTTATAATAAAATTTGCAAATCCATAGAAGCAGAGTAGTACGCCCTGTCGGTTTTCAGAAAGTTGGCGGTTGATGCAAGCCAATACGAAACACGGCCGAACTCGCTGCGGAGGAGCAGTTGCGAAAACAACTGACGCTGACCGGCGTTACTGGTGAGAGAGGACCGGGTTTTTCCCCGTCAAGCAGGGTGGTACCGCGTGCAAATCGTCCCTGGCATTGAATGCCGGGGACTTTTCATGTTGTTAGAAAAAATCGTACACTTTAATGCAGGAGGATGTATATGAACGAGAAATACCTGCCCCATGATTTAGAGAAAAAATGGCAGAAACAATGGAGCCAGGACCGGTCTTTTGCGACCCAAATGGACAAAGAACGTCCGAAATATTACGTTTTGGAAATGTTTCCATACCCTTCGGGAAACTTGCATATGGGCCATGTCCGCAATTACTCCATTGGCGATGTGGTAGCCCGGTTTAAAGCCATGCAGGGCTTTAACGTGCTCCATCCTATGGGATGGGATGCCTTTGGAATGCCGGCGGAAAATGCAGCTATCAAAAACGGTATCCATCCGGCCAAATGGACCTGGGACAATATCGCCAACATGCGGCGCCAGCAGCAGGAACTGGGACTGTCCTACGACTGGGACCGGGAGGTCGCTACCTGCCATCCGGACTATTACCGCTGGACCCAATGGCTGTTTTTATTGTTTTTCAAACGTGGCTTAGCCTATAAAAAGAAGGCTGCGGTAAACTGGTGCCATGACTGCAACACTGTTTTGGCCAATGAACAGGTCATTGACGGTCATTGCTGGCGCTGTGATTCTGTCGTAGTCAAGAAGGAACTGGAACAATGGTTTTTAAAAATTACCGATTATGCCGATCGTCTGCTGGAAGATTTGAATGAATTGCCCGGCTGGCCGGACCGGGTAAAAATTATGCAGGAAAACTGGATCGGTCGCAGTGTGGGGGCTGAGTTTTCTTTTGAAGTTCCGGAAATCAGGGAACGCATTGCCGTCTATACCACCAGGCAGGATACGGTCTTTGGCGTTACTTACATCGTTTTGGCGCCGGAGCATCCTTTGGTGGAAAAATTGATTGCCGGCAAGTCTGCTGCCACGGCTGTCCGTGATTTTGTGGAAAAGGTCCGGAATTTAAGCGAGATTAACCGAACCTCTACCGATACCGAAAAAGAAGGCATGTTTACCGGCGCTTATGCGGTCCATCCCTTTACCGGAGCCAAGGTCCCTATTTGGGTGGCCAATTATGTGCTGTATGAATACGGCACCGGCGCTGTGATGGGGGTCCCGGCTCATGACGAGCGTGACTGGCAGTTTGCTTCTAAATACGGTTTGCCCAAACGCATCGTGATTCAACCGGAAGGTAATCCCCTTGCGTTGGATTCCATGGCCGCAGCCTATGACGGACCGGGTAAAATGGTGGATTCAGGCGATTTTACCGGTATGGACAACGAAGCAGGAAAAAAAGCGGTTGCCGAATGGTTTGAACGCCAAAAAATCGGCAAGGTGCGGGTAAACTACCGGCTGCGGGATTGGCTTATTTCCCGCCAGCGTTACTGGGGAGCACCCATTCCTATTGTGTATTGCCCTGAATGCGGCGCAGTGCCTGTGCCGGAAAAAGATTTACCGGTCAGGCTGCCGGAAAATGTCCGGTTTGATACCGGCTCGGTATCTCCTTTGGCCCAGGTCGCAGACTTTGTAAACTGCAAGTGCCCGCATTGCGGCAATGACGCTAAACGGGAAACCGACACCATGGATACCTTTATCTGTTCCTCCTGGTATTATTACCGCTATACCAGCCCCGGCAGCACTACCGCACCCTTGGATGCCGAAGCGGTCAATTACTGGATGCCGGTGGATCAGTATATCGGCGGTATTGAGCATGCAATTTTGCACTTGTTATACTCCCGCTTCTTCACCAAAGTGTTGAAAGACGCGGGGTTGATCGAGGCTAACGAACCTTTCAAAAACTTGCTCACTCAGGGCATGGTCATCAAAGACGGGGCCAAAATGTCCAAATCCCTGGGCAACGTGGTTTCCCCCGAGGAAATTATTCAAAAGTATGGTGCCGATACAGCCCGTCTGTTTATCCTGTTTGCCGCCCCGCCTGAGCGGGATCTGGACTGGAGTGACCAGGGAGTGGAAGGGGCATATCGTTTCCTGGGACGCTTATGGCGCATTCTGGGACAATATCAATCACTGCTTAAAACAGCCTCTCCTACCTACTCGCCGGCTGATTTAAGCAAAGAAGAGCGGGATTTGAGACGGATCCTCCATGTTACCATTAAAAAGGTGACTTCGGATATTGGCGAACGGTTTAACTTTAACACAGCGATCAGTTCGATCATGGAACTGGTGAATGCCATGTACTTGGTAAGGGAACAGGTCAGTAAGCCTAATCCCAGCCTGTTGAGGGAGACTGCCAGCGCTCTGTTACGGCTGTTGTCCCCCTTTGCGCCGCATATTACCGAAGAGCTTTGGCACGAAGTCATAGGTAAGGGCAGCGTGCATAAGCAGAGGTGGCCTGTCTGTGACCCGGATGCCATGCAGGTGGATGAGGTTGAAATTGTGCTGCAAATCAACGGGAAAGTCAGAGACAAGATCATTGTACCTTCTGGCTGCAACGGGGACGCACTGGAGAAATTGGCACTGGAGCAAGACAAGGTTAAGTTGATGCTGGAAGGCAAACAAGTGGTTAAGATCATTTCAGTACCGCAGAAATTAGTCAATATCGTGGTGAAATAACCGTAGAGAGTAAAAATCCCGGGAGATGATCCCGGGATTTTAATTGGCATAAGAAAATGTTGAAGTTTGGGAGGATTTTAACATTTTCAGTAAAATTAATATGATTATGGAATTAAAAACGGAGGATGCAAAATGGATGAGCGGCGGCGAAAATATTTGCTGGTCATTGTCGTTGCGGCAGTGATACTGCTGGGGAGCAGCTATTCCTACTGGCAGCAGTCAACCTTGCCGCATCAAGCCTCCATAGCTACGGAGAGCCCGCTGGCAATAGCCAAGATGCCTGATGCAGATCCGGTGGTCTATGTATCAGGTTTTGTGGTCAAACCGGGAGTCATGCGGATCGCCGAAAACTCCCGGGTGATTGACGCCGTCAATGCGGCGGGAGGTTTGGCGATCGGCGCTGATGTCTCCAGAGTGAATTTGGCCCAGAAAGTAAAAGACGGCATGCACATTCAGGTGCCGGGAAGTTATGTCCCCAGTGGACCCGGGGCTCCGGCAGCGACAGGCGGCAGTAATGGAACGGCTGTTTCCGGGGACAAAATCAATATTAACACAGCCGACAAAAATCAGCTAGACTCACTGCCGGGCATTGGCCCGGCCCTGGCTGACCGCATTATCCAATACCGGCAGGAAAACGGCATGTTTTCAGCGATTGAAGATATCCAGAAGGTGTCCGGCGTGGGCGCCGCTAAATTTAATCAGTTAAAAGACAGAATTACTATATAATGAATCTCACGATTTTGGCTCTGGCCTTTATTCTGGGAATATGGCTCAGCGGTCTCTATGCCTGGTCATTATGGTTTTTGGGAAACGCTGCCTTGCTCATGCTGGCAGTAACGGTTTGGCAGCTTCGGATCGCCGGCGGTGGCCGGGTCAAATATTATCTGGTCTTATTGTTTATGCTGGTCGGCATGATTCGCTCCATTCAGGCAGAGATGATACCCCTGACCGATATCGGCCGTCTGGTGGGGGAACGGGTTTATGTCGAGGGCATTATCAGCGATATTCCCCGCCGGCTGCCTTTGGATGAGCAAACCGTAAAAATCGGCTATCGGGTGAGGCTGGAACAAATCAAACAGAATGGCCGACTTCGAGCCGTAAGTGGAGAAGTTCTGGTCACTGTCCGACAGCAGCCGAAAGAAGCGGTTGCCCTGCCGGGGGAAAGAATCGCAATGACCGGCAAGGTCCGGGCGCTTCATGGCTATAATAATCCGGGGGCGGTTGATATGGTGGCTGCCTGGAAGCGTCAGGGCGTTAAGGCACGGATTGCTCCGAACGGCGGGGTACGGATTCTGCCAGGGGGAGAAACAGGGGCATATCTGCGGACGGTGGCTGCCATACGCGGTTCTGTGGCCGAGGCCATGTTGAAGGTGATGCCGGACGGGGATGCCGCGGTGATCCAGGGACTTTTATTCGGAGGCTATCAGGGAATTTCTCAGGAAGTCATTAAAAACTATGCCGCTACCGGCATCATCCATATTCTGTCAGTGTCGGGCTCTCATATTGCTCTGTTGATCGGGTTTATTCATTGGCTTGGCCGGAGATTAAAAATCAGGGAGCCGGTTTCGGCGATGGCGGCAACGGTTGCGGTGCTTTCTTACGCTTTGGTGGCAGGACTGATTCCGCCGGTGGTGCGATCCGTGATCATGGGGCTGGCTGCCTTGCTGGCGTTTGCAGCAGGCAGGGAAAAACATGCGTCTTCGGCATTAGGTTTGGCGGCTTTGGTGATGTTGGTATATCAGCCCGGGATGATCTATGATATCAGCTTCCAGCTTTCCTTCGCCTCAACGGCGGGATTGGTTTATCTATATCCCCAGACCGTTCAGTTTTTCAGCCGTTTTTTGCCGGGAATAGCGGCGGCTGCATTGGGGGTTACGGTTGCGGCCCAACTGGGGTCTCTGCCGTTTTTAGCCTGGTATTTCAGCCAGCTCCCCGCCAGTTCTATAGCAGCCAATATGATCATTGTACCCGTCATTGAAGCGGTGCTGATTTTAGCCCTGGTGGGGAGTGTGGTCAGCCTGATTCTGCCATGGCTAAGCCAGACATTATTCGTCCTGGCCAGTTTGGCGGTTGGCCTGGCCAATCAGATGGCTGCCTGGTTGGCGGCAATGCCGGGCAACTTATGGCCAATCCCTCCTTTTGGCCTCTATGGCAGCGCCTTATATTATTGCATTCTGGGTTGGATTTATGGTTATCCGAAGGGAATTACCCGTCCCTGGATAGTGTATAGAAGATTCCCCCGACTGGCCGGGGCGGCAGTTCTTTTGCTCGTGGTAGCCGCAGTGATTTATCTTAATTTGCCGCACCCGGTCCGGGTTCATTACATTGATGTTGGTCAGGGCGATGCTGCCTTGATTACGACGGCCCACAGTCGTAATATATTAATTGATGCCGGCGGCGGAGGAGAAGACAGCGGTTTCGATACCGGCGAATATGTTGTCATGCCTTACTTGCGGCATTATGGCGTGACTTCTCTGGAGTACCTTATCCTGACTCATGGCCACGCCGACCATGCCGGAGGTGCCGCAGCCATCGCCGCCGGTATTCCGGTGAAGAATATCATCCTGGCAAGAGAAGCTTATTCCCCGCCAATTAAAGCTCTGTTGCAAAAATCCGGTGGAGGCCGGGTTATTCCGGCCTATCGGGGGCAGCAGATCGACCTTGACGGCATAACCATTCGGGTGATTGATGCTATGCCCAATTTTGCCGGCCAGCAAACGGCGAATGAAAGTTCTATCGTTATAGAGGTTGGTTACGGCGATTATAATTTTTTGTTTACAGGGGATTTAGACGGCAAGGGCGAAATAAATTTGGTAACGCAAGGTCTTATCCGGCAGAATACGGTTTTGAAGGCAGGGCATCACGGCTCTAGAACATCGACCACTCTTTCTTTTCTTCAACAGGTAGGGCCAGAGTATGCGGTCATATCCGCCGGGTTTCAAAATCGTTTCGGGCATCCCCACAAGGAGACTCTCATCCGCCTGGCGGACGCTGGCTCTACCGTGTTGCGCACGGATTTGCAGGGAGCGGTTGTCTTTTCCGTCACCTCTGACGGACAGGACATAGGCTTTGATACGTATGTAAAGTGAGGCAACTATGAATTATCATCAGGTATTGCAAGATATGGAGCGCGGCGAGATCGCTCCGGTTTATCTCTTATATGGGGAAGAACCTTTTCTCATAAGACAAATTGAGCAAGCGGCGGTACGCCATCTGTTAGCGGAAGAAGACCGGGAGAGTTCCCTGTTTATCTATGATCAGGACCCAGTCGCAACAGAATTGGTCAACCGTATCGATACTCCGCCTTTTTTCGGGTCTAAAAATTTAATTTTAATCCGGGACACCCGGCTGTTCCGGGCGAGCAATAAATCAAATGAGGAAATCTCCGATAATCCGGGGCGGGACCCGGACGAAAAAATAATCCGGTGTCTGTTGAATATGCCTGATTTCAGCCACATTGTTTTTTCTGCCGGCGACAAAGTGGACAAGCGCCGGAAGCTGTATAAGGTCCTTGAGAAGGTGGGCGTGGTTTGCGAGGCAGCGCCGTTAAAACCGAAGGAGGCACGAGTCTGGATTGATGAGAAAATGAGCGGCAGCGGCAAAGTTTTCTCATCTGCCGCTATGGAAGAGATGATGACCGCCTTATCTCTGATGCCGCAAATATCTTTGGGGTTTCTCGACAATGAGATTGATAAGCTCTTGTTATATGCCGGACAAGAAGCCAAGATTACTCCGCGCCATCTCCAGTCGGTCTTATCCGCTAGTCCGGAAGTGTCTATTTTCAGCATGATTGAAGCCTTAAGTCAAAAACGGGTGAAGGAAGCCCTGCAGCTTTTGGCCGTGCAGGTGAATGCGGGGGAAAATCTGTTGCGTATTGTCGCCCTGCTGGCTCGCCAGCTCCGCCATCTATTATATGCCAAAGACCTGCAGGCGGTGGGAGGGTATAGCCGGGACATCGGGGAGAAACTGGGTGTACCGCCCTTTATCGCCGAAAAAATAATTAACCAGGCCAAAGGGTTTTCCAGGACCACTTTGCGCCAGGCTTTAGTCGACTTGGCAGAAATCGACAGGGGCCTAAAAAACGGAACCGCCGGCATAGCGGCGGTAGAAACGCTGTTTATCAATATGTGCGGGTAGATGAAAAAACAAGGCTTCAATCCTATTGGTTAGGAAGGAAGCCTTGTTTTTACAGTGCGTTAATTTTTTTGGCTAAACGGGATTTTTTGCGCGCTGCGGCATTTTTATGGATAACGCCCTTGGCTACAGCTTTGTCAATGGTTTTGTAAGCAGCCACAAGAAGGTTCTCAGCCGTAGCTTTGTTGCCGCCCTGTACAGATTCTGCGGTTTTGCGGACTACTGTACGTACTTCCGATTTGGTGGAAGTGTTGCGGGAACGACGAAGAGCATCGGTAATTACGCTGCGTTCCGATGATTTAATGTTTGGCAAATGCTTCACCTCCTAATACAATCATTTACCTAAAATATTCTAGCATGGCGCCAAGAAAAAAGCAAGTACCCGCTCTTTGAAATTCTATCCTTGAAGCTGTAGAAAATGGGAACAATTACGCTGCACTGACGGCAGGAAAAAACGAATCCGAGAGGAATAAAAACTATAATAATGATAAAAATTGTCGGTGAAGCTGATTCATCGGGAAGGGTGGATTTTATGCTGGGATTCCTACGCATTGCGGTTATTTTTCTGGTAATCACGAGCTGTTCCTTTGCTCAGGCAGCGGAATACACCTATAAGCAGGGCGATAAAGGTGTGGAAGTACTTAACATTCAGAAAAAATTGCAGGAGATAGGATATTTCCACGGCAAGCCGGACGGAGTTTTTTCCGCTAAAACCACTGAGGCAGTGGAAGGTTTTCAAAAAGCTCACCGGTTAAAAATAACCGGGATGGTTGATTCCAGAACCCATAAAGCCTTATTCGCGGCCAGAAAGAGAGTTCCTGACAGGAAAGCAAAAGTCTTGGGAAAATCCGCTGCTGAGGCTATCCCAAAGAAGGGACCTGGACTTGCGTCTGCCAGAGAAGCGCCGCCTAAACAGGCGGTTTCTAAGAAAACCGGCGGCTTGATTCAAACCGCCAAACAATATATTGGCGTGCCCTATAAATTTGGCGGGGTAACCCCGCGAGGGTTTGATTGTTCAGGATATGTTCAATTTGTCTTTGCCAAACACGGCGCACAATTGCCGCGGACGGCAGATGTACAGTATAGGACCGGCAAAGCCATACGGCGCCAGCAGTTAATCCCGGGAGATCTGGTGTTTTTTACTACATATGCACCGGGAGCTTCCCATAACGGGATTTATATCGGCAAGGACCAGTTTATTCATGCCTCTTCCAGTAAAGGCGTTATGATCAGCCGCTTGGATGAGTCCTACTGGAAACCCCGTTACCTGGGAGCGAGGCGGGTCGTTTAAACAATGCGACGGGTACTGATTTTATTTACGCTGGCCAGTCTGTGCATTACGGCATTTTTGCCGACAGCCGCTGCTTTGCCGCAAAGTCCGTTTCCCACCGTTCATGCGGCGATGCAGACGGCCTACTTTTGGATTGTTAAGCTGGCTCAGCCTGATAAAGTGATATTGAGCAATCAGCAAATTGCAGCCTATAATCAGTCGGTTATCAGGGACTTACCCAGGACAGTATATAATGTATTGGACTATCCCGCTGTTTTGTCCCATAGCGAGTTACAGGCGCTGTTAAATGAAAGGCCTTTTCCCCATGAGAACAGATATCTGCGGGGGCAATTGATTCAGAGCAGTTTTTATGCGGAACTTAACCGAATCATGAATGCTGGCCAAATTGCGGCGACAAATCCTGTGCACTATGCTTTTGCTGTTCGCAGGACAGATCTGCGGGCATTTCCCACCGCCGAGATTGTGACCAAGACGCCCAAGGACACGGAGTTCGACCGGTTTCAGGAGACGGCTGTCCTGGCGGCAGAACCGCTTCTGATATTGCATGGAAGCAGCGATGACCGTTGGTATTTCGTGCAGACGGGTAATTATCGGGGCTGGGTGAAAGCGAACGATCTGGCTGTGACAAAGGATAAACAAAAATGGGCTGCCTATATTCGGTCCAAACAATTTCTAGTAATAACCGGTAATAAAATGCAACTGGGGTACAACCCTTATTCTCCGGCTGTATCCAGACTGGAATTGGGTATGGGAACGAGACTGGCGCTGGCTGATGCGTCGCAAATTCCAGAGCTGGTTGATCATCAATCGCCTGCCGGCAATTATGTGGTACGGATTCCGGTTCAGGGAGCAAACCGTGAACTTCAGTTTCACCTGGCGCTGATTCCTATCTACAGTGATGTTTCAGAAGGGTATTTGCCTTATACCAGGGCCAATATTATCAGGCAGGCCTTTAAAATGCAGGGGGAACGGTATGGCTGGGGGGGCATGTTTGGCGCACGAGATTGTTCCGCCTTTGTGACAGACATTTTCCGCAGCTTTGGGATCATGTTGCCGCGCAATGCCGATGAGCAGGAAACGGCACCAGGACGCACCCTGGTGTTCGGATCCGGGCAGCCGGCAACGGCTCGTTACGCTGCGTTGGGGAAAATGGCTGCTGGCGCGGTATTGTTCAAGGAAGGGCATGTTATGCTGTATCTAGGGGAATATAACGGCCGGCATTATATTATTCATGATGTTTCGGGTTCCGGCAATTTCTCCGCCACAGGCAGCCGCGGTTCCGCCGAACGTAAAACCCTGAATGGAGTCATGGTGACCGATTTGGCCTTGCCCCTCCCGGGCGGCTACTCATTTATTGATGTGCTTACGTCTGCCAAGCAATATGAATAGAACGAATAAAGAAGTTCTCCATCGGGAACTTCTTTTATTTTTCCTGTTTGCATTTGCATAGGAAATCTTCTGGAAGGTTAGAATGAGTAGTAGCTTTAATAATGGGAGTGAAGTGACAATATGGAGCAGTATGATATGACGCCGCGAACCGACTTGGCAGTAGAGGCACGGGAAATGCTGACACGGCGGGTTAAGGAAGATGTCCCCGGTGTGCGGGTCGAAACTCTGAAAGATGAGGAATTGACCATTACGCGGGTGGAGATTTCCACGCCGGAAGCCGAGCGAATGATGGGCAAGGAACGGGGCAAATATGTCACGATTGAATCACCGGGGATGCGATACAAAAATGCGCTGCTGGAAGAAAAGATGATGCATGCTGTCGCGCAGGAGTTCGGACAGATCATTGATCTACCGCGACATTCCACCATTCTGGTAGTTGGTCTGGGCAACTGGAATGTAACGCCGGATGCTTTAGGACCCCGGGCTGTAAAAAAGGTAGTTGTTACCCGTCATTTGAAAAGTATGATTTCGCCTGAATTACAAGACGGAGTCCGGGCGGTATGCGCCATTTCTCCCGGTGTACTTGGCATAACAGGCATGGAGACTGCCGAAATCGTTCATGGCATTGTATCGCAGGTTCAGCCGAGTCTGGTCATTGCTATTGATGCTTTAGCCGCAGCATCCACCCATCGGGTGGTAACTACGGTACAGATCGCTAACACCGGCATTCATCCCGGTTCCGGTATTGGCAGCAAACGGTTCGGCCTCACCCAAAAATCTCTTGGCGTACCGGTTATTGCTGTGGGTGTTCCCACCGTGGTCCATGCTTCCACGATTGCTATGGATACCCTTGACACTCTGCAGAAATACTCTCCGTTCTCAAAATATTTTAAGTCCTTGCAGAATATTTCTGATGTGGATAGGAGAACAATTATCAATCAGGTACTGCCCGAGACGCTAGGTGATCTGATGGTCACTCCGAAAGAAGTAGACCGGATGATCGATGATGTCGCCGATGTAGTCGCCGGAGGAATCAATCAAGCGCTGCATCCTAACATAGACTATGAGAATATCCATATGTACCTGCACTAGGAGGCTGTTGCAAAACTCATCTGCAGTCTCGAATCTGAGACCGTTCAAAAAGGTTCAGATGCTAGGCGCGACGAGGACGCGCGCGCAGACAGTACGTTCGCAGGGTACGGCGTGCGCCCGCAGGAGGCTGAAGTGACGCAGATGAGCCTTTTTTCAACGGTCTCCTAGAGCAGGAAAGGCCGTCGCCGCACAGAATAGGAACAAAAAATGTTTATTGTGAGGTGCGGCATGGTGCTAATGAAAGATACGGATTCCAGACAGGTGCTTGTAGTTTATAATCAAGACCCGGCCGACTATCGCGCTGTTTTAGCCGCCTACGAAAAAAAAGATGCTGACTGGGTTCTGGCATTTTCCGGCGCTTCGGTCCCGGTGACAATTGGCCGCAACGGATTCACGCCCTTAGAACAAAAGATAGAAGGAGACGGGAAAACTCCGATCGGCATTTTCCCGTTAGGTATTGCCTTCGGCTACTCTGCCGCCGCTGATACCGGACTGGATTACCGGCAGAGCACCGCGCAGGACTACTGGGTGGATGACAGCGTCTCTCCCCAGTACAATACCTGGGTAAGCGGCGCGCCTGCCGCCCAATCCTTTGAAAAAATGCTGCGGGAGGATCATCTCTATCGATATGGTATCGTTATCGAATATAATACGCGCCCTGTAATTGCCGGCAAAGGCAGCGCCATTTTTATTCACTTGTGGCGGGATCCTTCGTCCCCCACAGCAGGATGCGTGGCGATGGCGGAAGCTGACATGATGAAACTGCTGCGGTGGCTGGATAAAAATAACAAGCCACAGATCATTCTCGGATACCCGGGGTAACCCTTCCGGCAATCTCACAACCAAGCTTTTTTAACAGCCCTTCCTTGGTGGTCATACCCTCATACTGCCTGGCATATACATTGTATGTGTAACCAAAAAGGAGGTCATCCCTCCGGATGGCTGGCAGGAGGCAGTAATGGCAATTAGGAGATGGCAGTTCAGAAAAGCGCCTTACCGGCTTGTGCGCAGATTGTTGTATTTCAGCCTTGTGTGCTTAACCCTTTTGGGGCTGTTTTTCGGACTGCAAACTGTTGTCCGGCAGAAGGCCGTGCCAGTGGCTGGCCTGGAGGCGATGAAACCCCAAACGGACCTGATTCCCCAGTGGAGGGAGGCGCTTTTTGCCGGCATACCGGGATTGGCGGCTACTGTGGAAAACAATAAGCATTCTGTGGAAATTACCGAGCAATTTTCCTGGCAACAGGCCCTTCGACGCAGTATTTTATTTCTGACCCGTATTGATGTATCGGACATACGGTCTCTGTTTCGGGCGGAATTGCCGCTGCTTAATATATTGAAAGATAGCGGCGATTCCAAGGGAAGGATACCTCGTTCCAGCATTGTGCACTTTAAGCCTCAGCGGCCAAGTCCGGTGGGAAAGCCGCTGGTTGCCATCTATCACACTCATACTTCCGAGTCATTTATTCCTACCTCCGGAGTCACTCACGCTAAAGCCGGGGAGCAGGGCGACATCGTAACGGTAGGCGAGACTCTGGCTGATCGTCTGGCTACACACGGCATACAGGCGATTCAAAGCAAAAAGGCGCATGACTACCCTAGCTTCATGAGAGCCTATACTCCGTCGGAAAACACCCTGAAGAAAATGCTGGCGGATAATCCCAGCATCCAAATGGTATTTGACATTCACCGGGATGCAGAAAAACGGGAAAATTCCGTCGCCCAGATCGATGGGGTATATGTGGCCCGGATCGGCATCATTGTTGCCCGTGGACAAGAAGATCTAGTCCAACCCCATTGGCAAGAAAATCATGCTTTTGCTAAAATCATAAATGACAAAATGAACAAGCACTTTCCCGGATTGTCCAGGGGAATCCAGGTACAGGAATGGCGATATAATCAGCATCTTCATCCCAGGGCATTACTGCTTGAGGTCGGGAGCCACGAAACTTCCCTGGAGGAAGCCCAGCGCAGTATGGCAATGCTAGGGGATGTGCTGGCAGATATACTGGCGGAAAATAAAAATTACGGCGTTCGGTAGGGAATCATTAAAAGGCGCATCAGAATTCATGACTTTTCAGAGAGTGGTAATAGTAGATGATCTTTCATAAGTAAAAAGTCATATGAATTCTCACTGTACGG
This genomic stretch from Acetonema longum DSM 6540 harbors:
- a CDS encoding SH3 domain-containing protein, producing MRRVLILFTLASLCITAFLPTAAALPQSPFPTVHAAMQTAYFWIVKLAQPDKVILSNQQIAAYNQSVIRDLPRTVYNVLDYPAVLSHSELQALLNERPFPHENRYLRGQLIQSSFYAELNRIMNAGQIAATNPVHYAFAVRRTDLRAFPTAEIVTKTPKDTEFDRFQETAVLAAEPLLILHGSSDDRWYFVQTGNYRGWVKANDLAVTKDKQKWAAYIRSKQFLVITGNKMQLGYNPYSPAVSRLELGMGTRLALADASQIPELVDHQSPAGNYVVRIPVQGANRELQFHLALIPIYSDVSEGYLPYTRANIIRQAFKMQGERYGWGGMFGARDCSAFVTDIFRSFGIMLPRNADEQETAPGRTLVFGSGQPATARYAALGKMAAGAVLFKEGHVMLYLGEYNGRHYIIHDVSGSGNFSATGSRGSAERKTLNGVMVTDLALPLPGGYSFIDVLTSAKQYE
- the gpr gene encoding GPR endopeptidase encodes the protein MEQYDMTPRTDLAVEAREMLTRRVKEDVPGVRVETLKDEELTITRVEISTPEAERMMGKERGKYVTIESPGMRYKNALLEEKMMHAVAQEFGQIIDLPRHSTILVVGLGNWNVTPDALGPRAVKKVVVTRHLKSMISPELQDGVRAVCAISPGVLGITGMETAEIVHGIVSQVQPSLVIAIDALAAASTHRVVTTVQIANTGIHPGSGIGSKRFGLTQKSLGVPVIAVGVPTVVHASTIAMDTLDTLQKYSPFSKYFKSLQNISDVDRRTIINQVLPETLGDLMVTPKEVDRMIDDVADVVAGGINQALHPNIDYENIHMYLH
- a CDS encoding L,D-transpeptidase family protein; amino-acid sequence: MFIVRCGMVLMKDTDSRQVLVVYNQDPADYRAVLAAYEKKDADWVLAFSGASVPVTIGRNGFTPLEQKIEGDGKTPIGIFPLGIAFGYSAAADTGLDYRQSTAQDYWVDDSVSPQYNTWVSGAPAAQSFEKMLREDHLYRYGIVIEYNTRPVIAGKGSAIFIHLWRDPSSPTAGCVAMAEADMMKLLRWLDKNNKPQIILGYPG
- the spoIIP gene encoding stage II sporulation protein P; its protein translation is MAIRRWQFRKAPYRLVRRLLYFSLVCLTLLGLFFGLQTVVRQKAVPVAGLEAMKPQTDLIPQWREALFAGIPGLAATVENNKHSVEITEQFSWQQALRRSILFLTRIDVSDIRSLFRAELPLLNILKDSGDSKGRIPRSSIVHFKPQRPSPVGKPLVAIYHTHTSESFIPTSGVTHAKAGEQGDIVTVGETLADRLATHGIQAIQSKKAHDYPSFMRAYTPSENTLKKMLADNPSIQMVFDIHRDAEKRENSVAQIDGVYVARIGIIVARGQEDLVQPHWQENHAFAKIINDKMNKHFPGLSRGIQVQEWRYNQHLHPRALLLEVGSHETSLEEAQRSMAMLGDVLADILAENKNYGVR